A genomic segment from Nicotiana sylvestris chromosome 1, ASM39365v2, whole genome shotgun sequence encodes:
- the LOC104211596 gene encoding transcription factor bHLH113, with the protein MADDQEGYKEETLNGESYSELLFADDDNTLGGCFNFTSSSPKMLCFGDYTKMCADNPFVESCSINSPAKIQISGVTCSIGDSPASACSSSNSKNYKSDKKRNGAEKESAEKTKAVPAGNQRNCKRTKAENSNVTGHAKVKKEKLGERITALQQLVSPFGKTDTASVLHEAMGYIRFLHDQVQVLCSPYLQRLSPSLREGGETGEMEGSRKEAMLRSKGLCLVPIELTLHVADTTLNGADFWSPAAMTNNITRLNSNQ; encoded by the exons ATGGCGGATGATCAAGAAGGGTATAAGGAAGAGACACTAAACGGAGAGAGCTATTCAGAACTACTATTTGCCGATGATGATAACACACTAGGAGGATGTTTTAACTTCACTTCATCTTCCCCAAAAATGCTCTGTTTTGGTGATTACACCAAAATGTGTGCTGATAATCCTTTTGTTGAAAGTTGTTCTATAAATTCACCAGCAAAAATCCAGATATCTGGAGTCACATGCAGTATTGGAGATTCACCCGCCTCAGCTTGTTCAAGTAGCAACAGCAAGAACTACAAGTCCGAT AAAAAGCGAAATGGAGCAGAGAAAGAATCGGCTGAAAAAACAAAAGCAGTTCCTGCTGGAAATCAGAGAAATTGCAAGAGGACAAAGGCAGAAAATTCAAATGTGACAGGCCATGCAAAG GTTAAGAAAGAGAAGCTTGGTGAAAGAATCACAGCTTTACAACAGCTTGTATCTCCCTTTGGCAAG ACAGACACAGCATCAGTGCTACATGAAGCGATGGGATATATCAGGTTTTTGCACGATCAGGTTCAAGTCTTGTGTTCTCCTTATTTGCAGCGCCTGTCTCCTTCATTACGT GAGGGTGGAGAAACCGGAGAAATGGAAGGATCAAGAAAGGAGGCGATGCTAAGGAGCAAAGGACTATGTCTTGTCCCAATAGAGCTAACTCTACATGTAGCTGATACTACTCTTAATGGTGCTGATTTTTGGTCACCTGCCGCCATGACGAACAATATCACTCGTCTCAATTCTAACCAATGA